From the Nostoc sp. PCC 7107 genome, the window CAAAATCTTCAAGGTGGCACATTAATTGTTGGTGCTTCTCAAACCACTGGGACTTATTTATTGCCCAGAATGATTGGGATGTTTCGCCAAAAATATCCAGATGTTGCAGTGCAATTGCACGTCCACTCGACTCGCCGGACTGCTTGGAGTGTCGCCAATGGACAAGTTGATTTAGCAATTATCGGAGGGGAAATTCCTGGTGAATTAGCAGAATCTTTGGAAATTATTTCTTATGCAGAAGATGAACTGGCACTGATTCTGCCAGTCTTTCATCCCTTTGCCAAACTTGAAACAATTCAAAAAGACGACCTATATAAATTACAATTCATCGCTTTAGATTCACAATCAACTATTCGCAAGGTCATCGATCAAGTACTAGCACGCTGCGAGATTGATACCAGACGTTTTAAGATAGAAATGGAACTAAACTCCATAGAAGCAATCAAAAATGCCGTGCAATCAGGCTTAGGCGCTGCCTTCGTTTCGACATCAGCGATCGCCAAAGAATTACAAATGGGTGTGCTTCACTGCTCCCCAATAGAAGGCGTGATTGTGAAACGCACACTCTGGCTGATTGTTAATCCAAATCGGTATAGATCCAAAGCAGCAGAGGCATTTAGTCAAGAAATTTTGCCACAGTTTGCTACTCCAGGATGGAACCAAGACCTGGTAAAATTATCGCAAAAAAAGCTAGTAGTTAATACATTAGATGTAGCAACGCCCAGTTCTTCTGACGAAGGCTGATACCTGTCAATAGTCAATAGTCACTAGTTAAGGGCTACAGGCTATTGGCTACTAACTGTGGACTATTGACTCAAAACTAACATGGAAGCTTACTGCACCCGTCCACGCTGCCCCCGCCCGAAAAACTATTTTGCCGACCTAGATGAAGCAACAACCTTAAAAACAGCGCAGCAAAAATACTGCGCTACCTGTGGGATGCCACTCATCCTCGATGGTAGATACATATCTACCAAATTGCTGGGTCGGGGAGGATTTGCTTCTGCCTTCCTCGCACGCGATCGCCGCATTCCTGGAATCCGTGCTTGTGTAGTCAAACAGTTCCAACCAGCAGAAAATATCAGTGCCAATCAACTGCGAATCGCTCAACAACTATTTGAAAGAGAAGCAGATGTCTTAGCCGAAATCGG encodes:
- a CDS encoding LysR family transcriptional regulator, coding for MSDLPFTLDQLRILKAIAVEGSFKRAADSLYVSQPAVSLQVQNLERQLDVPLFDRGGRRAQLTEAGHLLLSYGEKILSLCQETCRAIEDLQNLQGGTLIVGASQTTGTYLLPRMIGMFRQKYPDVAVQLHVHSTRRTAWSVANGQVDLAIIGGEIPGELAESLEIISYAEDELALILPVFHPFAKLETIQKDDLYKLQFIALDSQSTIRKVIDQVLARCEIDTRRFKIEMELNSIEAIKNAVQSGLGAAFVSTSAIAKELQMGVLHCSPIEGVIVKRTLWLIVNPNRYRSKAAEAFSQEILPQFATPGWNQDLVKLSQKKLVVNTLDVATPSSSDEG